Proteins encoded by one window of Tepidibacillus fermentans:
- the cmk gene encoding (d)CMP kinase, whose amino-acid sequence MKIAIDGPAGAGKSTVAKKVAHELGYVYIDTGAMYRALTYKAIQDQVDLHNGEALAALLAKYPVELLVENNQQKVKINHQDVTEYIRTPEISKYVSTVAAQEQVRKTMLMIQRSLAAKGNVIMDGRDIGTNVLPDADLKIFLTATIEERAKRRYQELLTKGYKGSFEEIKQEIASRDKQDQERKYAPLKQAGDAILIDTSKLTIDQVVNHILQLVKEYQEGDKNELI is encoded by the coding sequence ATGAAGATTGCTATTGATGGACCAGCAGGAGCTGGAAAAAGTACTGTCGCAAAGAAAGTGGCACATGAATTGGGATATGTTTATATCGATACAGGTGCCATGTATCGTGCTTTAACTTATAAGGCAATTCAAGATCAAGTGGATTTACATAATGGGGAGGCCTTAGCTGCATTGCTTGCCAAATATCCAGTGGAACTTCTTGTGGAAAATAATCAACAAAAAGTAAAGATTAATCACCAAGATGTAACAGAATACATAAGAACACCAGAAATTTCTAAGTATGTATCGACCGTAGCTGCACAGGAACAAGTTAGAAAAACAATGTTAATGATTCAACGTTCCTTAGCGGCGAAAGGAAATGTAATTATGGATGGCCGTGATATCGGCACAAATGTCTTACCTGATGCTGATTTAAAAATATTTCTTACTGCTACCATTGAAGAAAGAGCGAAAAGGCGTTACCAAGAATTACTAACTAAAGGATATAAAGGATCTTTTGAAGAGATTAAGCAGGAAATAGCATCGCGAGATAAACAAGATCAAGAAAGGAAATATGCTCCATTAAAACAAGCAGGTGATGCCATTTTGATTGATACTTCAAAATTAACAATTGACCAAGTGGTAAACCATATCCTTCAATTAGTAAAAGAATATCAAGAGGGTGATAAAAATGAACTTATATAG